The nucleotide sequence GTTGGAATTTTAGTATGTTGAATACATTCTACTTTATCTGGGTCAGTTTGTAAACcatctttattaattatgtgccctaaatatttaatttgcttTTGGAAAAATGAACACTTACTGCGGTTTAATTTAAACCCTGCTTTTTTGCAACTTTCTAgcacattttttaagttatgatAATGTTCACAGAGTTTTCCCTGTAACAATGATATCATCTAATAGGTTTTGCAGTATAGGGGCAatctttaaatactttttcaacttttctttgaaaaattgCTGTTGCAGGCTTTATGCCATATGGCATAAGTAACACTTCATAAGTCCCCTTGTGTGTGCTCCATGCTAAAAGTTTACTAGTATTATcatctaattttaattgattgtaAGCATTACTGAAATCTAGCTTTGAAAATGTCTCACCACCTTGTATTATAGCAAATAGTTCCTCAATCCTAGGAAAAGGGTAATGAATatctttaatgtatttatttattgttgttttgtaATTAGCGCACAGCCTAATAGAACCATCTGGTTTTAAAACTGGGACTAAAGGTGTGCCCCACTGGCAATCatcatttttcttaataacacCTGCTTcctctaattttattaattctttcTCTACTGCCATTTTATGTGCAAACGGAATAGTGCGATGcttacaaaatattggtttAGTTTCTTCACTCAATTCCAAACTAACATTATAACCCTTATATTCGCCAAGACCACCATCGAATAACTCactatattcatttaataaccCCGATAATTCATAATCACctttaacaaaatttgtttGTGACCATGTGATGTTGAATGCTTTCATTAAATCTCTACCAAACAATGGCATAACATTTCTAacactttttaaaactataaattctgTTTCCACAACCTTATCCTTGTACTCAACTAATGCCTTAAATTTACCTGTTGGCTCAGATGTTGAACCGTCAAAAAAAGGTTAAATTAACATTGGATGACTCTAAACAAAGATGtcctaattttttattaaaaatctctTCAGTGAAAAAAGAACTGGTTGCCCCTGAGTCTAATTCCATTTCAATGTCTATACCATtaactttaactttaataatttctggaggtacaaaactaatattactattaacattaaataaatcaaattctttaaatacattatctgACTTAATGTCAATATTCTTAACATCGATACtacttttacatataattgcTAAATGACCaattttagaacattttttgcatttgtaatttttatatttacacttaGAAAAATCATGATTCTTTTTTCCACAATGGAAACAAGCTTGTTTGGGCGTTATGCAACTAGTTATGATAGCGTGGATAAAGATACCGTCCAAAAGCCATACCTGATACCTCGGACTGTTACCTGTTGGCGCGCGTGTGATGCgaaccattttttttcacccatcgttttaatgttatattgtgtTGTCACCGTCAATTTACCGTCACCGCGCAGCGCACTTCGTAACGATCACCGGCACCGTGCAATCACCGAGTTTCACCATCACGTCTGCCGTTTTTTCCACTATCCGCTAAACACCATCGCTCACCAGGAACGTCGTTGCCCTGTTGCAGTTGTCCAGCCACCAACACCATATTATCACggtttattatacttagttt is from Aphis gossypii isolate Hap1 unplaced genomic scaffold, ASM2018417v2 Contig00627, whole genome shotgun sequence and encodes:
- the LOC126554857 gene encoding uncharacterized protein K02A2.6-like; the encoded protein is MPLFGRDLMKAFNITWSQTNFVKGDYELSGLLNEYSELFDGGLGEYKGYNVSLELSEETKPIFCKHRTIPFAHKMAVEKELIKLEEAGVIKKNDDCQWGTPLVPVLKPDGSIRLCANYKTTINKYIKDIHYPFPRIEELFAIIQGGETFSKLDFSNAYNQLKLDDNTSKLLAWSTHKGTYEVLLMPYGIKPATAIFQRKVEKVFKDCPYTAKPIR